Proteins encoded in a region of the Papio anubis isolate 15944 chromosome 14, Panubis1.0, whole genome shotgun sequence genome:
- the FNDC4 gene encoding fibronectin type III domain-containing protein 4 isoform X2, translating to MSSGCHSAPPSGLGGDMASLVPLSPYLSPTVLLLVSCDLGFLRADRPPSPVNVTVTHLRANSATVSWDVPEGNIVIGYSISQQRQNGPGQRVIREVNTTTRACALWGLAEDSDYTVQVRSIGLRGESPPGPRVHFRTLKGSDRLPSNSSSPGDITVEGLDGERPLQTGEVVIIVVVLLMWAAVIGLFCRQYDIIKDNDSNNNPKEKGKGPEQSPQGRPVGTRQKKSPSINTIDV from the exons ATGTCAAGCGGATGCCACAGTGCCCCCCCCAGCGGACTCGGTGGGGACATGGCTTCGCTGGTGCCCCTTTCCCCATATCTAAGCCCCACGGTCCTCCTGCTGGTCAGCTGTGACCTGGGCTTCCTGCGAGCAG ACCGGCCTCCCTCTCCTGTGAATGTGACGGTCACTCACCTCAGAGCCAACTCGGCCACTGTGTCCTGGGACGTCCCAGAAGGCAACATCGTCATTGGCTACTCCATTTCCCAGCAA CGGCAGAATGGCCCCGGGCAGCGTGTGATTCGGGAGGTGAACACCACCACCCGGGCCTGTGCCCTCTGGGGCCTGGCTGAAGACAGTGACTACACAGTGCAGGTCAGGAGCATCGGCCTTCGGGGAGAGAGCCCCCCAGGGCCCCGGGTGCACTTCCGAACTCTCAAGGGTTCTGACCGGCTACCTTCAAACAGCTCAAGCCCAG GTGACATCACAGTGGAGGGTCTGGATGGAGAGCGGCCACTGCAGACTGGGGAAGTGGTCATCATTGTGGTGGTGTTGCTCATGTGGGCTG CTGTAATTGGGCTGTTCTGCCGTCAGTATGACATCATCAAGGACAATGACTCCAACAACAATCccaaggagaagggaaaggggcCGGAACAGAGTCCTCAGGGAAGGCCAGTGGGGACAAGACAG AAAAAATCACCATCTATCAACACCATCGACGTTTGA
- the FNDC4 gene encoding fibronectin type III domain-containing protein 4 isoform X1 — MSSGCHSAPPSGLGGDMASLVPLSPYLSPTVLLLVSCDLGFLRADRPPSPVNVTVTHLRANSATVSWDVPEGNIVIGYSISQQRQNGPGQRVIREVNTTTRACALWGLAEDSDYTVQVRSIGLRGESPPGPRVHFRTLKGSDRLPSNSSSPGDITVEGLDGERPLQTGEVVIIVVVLLMWAEKITIYQHHRRLSEETHPEERCTNNWGWGWGQGEPKMVICLRLPEGNDTPTISGLVPILFPL; from the exons ATGTCAAGCGGATGCCACAGTGCCCCCCCCAGCGGACTCGGTGGGGACATGGCTTCGCTGGTGCCCCTTTCCCCATATCTAAGCCCCACGGTCCTCCTGCTGGTCAGCTGTGACCTGGGCTTCCTGCGAGCAG ACCGGCCTCCCTCTCCTGTGAATGTGACGGTCACTCACCTCAGAGCCAACTCGGCCACTGTGTCCTGGGACGTCCCAGAAGGCAACATCGTCATTGGCTACTCCATTTCCCAGCAA CGGCAGAATGGCCCCGGGCAGCGTGTGATTCGGGAGGTGAACACCACCACCCGGGCCTGTGCCCTCTGGGGCCTGGCTGAAGACAGTGACTACACAGTGCAGGTCAGGAGCATCGGCCTTCGGGGAGAGAGCCCCCCAGGGCCCCGGGTGCACTTCCGAACTCTCAAGGGTTCTGACCGGCTACCTTCAAACAGCTCAAGCCCAG GTGACATCACAGTGGAGGGTCTGGATGGAGAGCGGCCACTGCAGACTGGGGAAGTGGTCATCATTGTGGTGGTGTTGCTCATGTGGGCTG AAAAAATCACCATCTATCAACACCATCGACGTTTGAGTGAAGAAACACACCCAGAAGAGAGATGCACTAACaactggggatggggatggggtcaGGGAGAGCCCAAGATGGTGATCTGCCTGAGACTCCCAGAGGGTAATGACACTCCCACAATCTCAGGCCTGGTACCCATCCTCTTTCCACTGTGA